From Luteococcus japonicus, one genomic window encodes:
- the deoD gene encoding purine-nucleoside phosphorylase, with translation MATPHITAEPGDIAELVLMPGDPKRAQRIAETFLEDARLVSDVRGIGCWTGTYQGTPMSVMASGMGIASLSIYATELFRFYGVKRICRVGTCGGISSSVKVRDVIIGNAAHTNSNVSTLYTPGVTMSLAASFDMLRGAVDEARSMDLGGEARVHVGAVYSSDFFYLGRADVTEGLDHVGTLGVEMEAAGLYACAALEGAEALAVLTVSDHLKDGSGDMSAEERETTFGTALRIAAAGLLA, from the coding sequence ATGGCCACACCCCACATCACCGCCGAACCGGGCGACATTGCCGAACTCGTGCTCATGCCCGGAGATCCCAAGCGTGCCCAGCGCATCGCCGAGACCTTCCTCGAGGACGCCCGACTGGTCAGCGATGTGCGCGGCATCGGCTGCTGGACCGGCACCTACCAGGGAACCCCGATGAGCGTGATGGCCTCCGGGATGGGTATCGCGTCGTTGAGCATCTACGCCACCGAGCTCTTCCGCTTCTACGGCGTCAAGCGGATCTGCCGCGTGGGCACCTGTGGCGGCATCTCGTCGTCGGTCAAGGTCCGCGATGTCATCATCGGCAATGCCGCCCACACCAATTCCAATGTCTCCACCCTCTACACCCCCGGCGTCACGATGAGCCTCGCCGCCAGCTTCGACATGTTGCGCGGCGCCGTGGACGAGGCCCGCTCCATGGATCTTGGGGGGGAAGCGAGGGTGCACGTCGGAGCTGTCTACTCGTCGGACTTCTTCTACCTGGGCCGCGCCGACGTGACGGAGGGCCTCGACCACGTCGGGACGCTCGGTGTGGAGATGGAGGCCGCGGGCCTCTACGCCTGTGCGGCTCTGGAGGGGGCCGAGGCACTGGCAGTGCTGACGGTCAGCGATCACCTCAAGGATGGATCCGGAGACATGTCGGCCGAGGAGCGCGAGACCACCTTCGGCACTGCCTTGCGGATCGCCGCAGCCGGCCTTCTCGCCTGA
- the ahpF gene encoding alkyl hydroperoxide reductase subunit F produces MAVLDSALTEQLSQLLTKVVEPIELVASLDERPKSTEMLGLLQEIAALSDKITVRTDGTNERRPSFEIIRTGTDVGVRFAGIPLGHEFSSLVLALVQVGGNPVKEDADLMQQVKDIDGDYEFTTYMSLTCQNCPTVVQALNAMSVLNPRIRHTAVEGSLFQDEVKAKNILTVPQVYLNGEPFATGRMDMADFAAKLDAGAGAKAAAKLNEREPYEVLVIGQGPAGAAASIYTARKGFRTGLVGERFGGQVLDTMAIENFISVPHTEGPKFAAALEQHVGEYEIDVIKNQGATALVPATTEGGLHTVTFGEDAALKARSVIIATGAKWRLMGVPGEEEYRNKGVTFCPHCDGPLFKGKRIAVIGGGNSGVEAAIDLAGIVDHVTVIEFMDEMRADGVLQDKLRSMSNVDVILGAQTTEVVGDGTQVTGLKYKVRATGELKELPLSGIFVQIGLLPTTDWLRDSGVELAARGEIAVNGRGETNVPGVFAAGDCSTIPYKQIVVAQGSGASAALSAFDYLIRTKQAVEA; encoded by the coding sequence ATGGCCGTTCTAGATTCCGCACTCACCGAGCAGCTCTCGCAGTTGCTGACCAAGGTCGTCGAGCCCATCGAGCTTGTCGCCAGCCTCGACGAGCGTCCCAAGTCCACCGAGATGCTCGGCCTGCTCCAGGAGATCGCCGCGCTCTCGGACAAGATCACCGTTCGAACCGACGGAACTAACGAGCGCAGGCCCTCCTTCGAGATCATCCGCACCGGCACCGACGTCGGTGTGCGTTTCGCTGGCATCCCGCTCGGCCACGAGTTCAGCTCGCTGGTGCTCGCGCTCGTCCAGGTGGGCGGCAATCCCGTCAAGGAGGACGCCGACCTGATGCAGCAGGTCAAGGACATCGACGGTGACTACGAGTTCACCACCTACATGTCGCTGACCTGCCAGAACTGCCCGACGGTCGTCCAGGCCCTGAATGCGATGTCCGTGCTCAATCCGCGGATCAGGCACACCGCCGTGGAGGGCTCGCTCTTCCAGGACGAGGTGAAGGCCAAGAACATCCTCACCGTGCCGCAGGTCTACCTCAACGGGGAGCCCTTCGCCACTGGCCGGATGGACATGGCGGACTTCGCCGCCAAGCTGGACGCCGGCGCCGGCGCCAAGGCTGCCGCCAAGCTCAACGAGCGCGAACCCTACGAGGTGCTGGTCATCGGCCAGGGCCCCGCCGGTGCCGCGGCCAGCATCTACACCGCCCGCAAGGGCTTCCGGACCGGTCTGGTGGGGGAGCGCTTCGGTGGTCAGGTGCTCGACACCATGGCCATCGAGAACTTCATCTCGGTGCCCCATACCGAGGGTCCCAAGTTCGCTGCCGCCCTGGAGCAGCATGTCGGGGAGTACGAGATCGACGTGATCAAGAACCAGGGCGCCACCGCCCTGGTGCCTGCCACGACCGAAGGTGGGCTGCACACCGTCACGTTCGGTGAGGATGCCGCCCTCAAGGCCCGTAGCGTCATCATCGCCACCGGCGCCAAGTGGCGCCTGATGGGGGTGCCGGGCGAGGAGGAGTACCGCAACAAGGGCGTCACCTTCTGCCCGCACTGCGACGGTCCGTTGTTCAAGGGCAAGCGGATCGCGGTGATCGGCGGCGGCAATTCCGGCGTCGAGGCCGCCATTGACCTGGCCGGCATCGTCGACCACGTCACGGTGATCGAGTTCATGGACGAGATGCGTGCCGACGGTGTCCTGCAGGACAAGCTGCGCTCCATGTCCAATGTCGACGTGATCCTGGGCGCCCAGACCACCGAGGTCGTCGGCGACGGCACGCAGGTGACCGGCCTGAAGTACAAGGTGCGCGCCACCGGCGAGCTGAAGGAGCTGCCCCTGTCCGGCATCTTCGTGCAGATCGGCCTGCTGCCCACCACGGACTGGCTGAGGGACTCCGGTGTCGAGCTGGCCGCCCGGGGCGAGATCGCGGTCAATGGCCGGGGTGAGACCAATGTTCCCGGCGTCTTCGCCGCCGGTGACTGCTCCACTATTCCGTACAAGCAGATCGTCGTCGCCCAGGGTTCCGGTGCCAGCGCAGCCCTCAGCGCCTTTGACTACCTGATTCGCACCAAGCAGGCCGTCGAGGCCTGA
- the ahpC gene encoding alkyl hydroperoxide reductase subunit C has product MSLMNTKILPFKTDAYKDGQFLEVSEADVLGKWGVFFFYPADFTFVCPTELGDMADHYEELKALDVEVYAVSTDSHFVHKAWTEASEEVGQIKYYMLGDTTWQITKNFDNLREDEGRADRATFLVDPDGVIQYIETTAEGIGREAGQLIRKIKAAQYVRNHPGEVCPAKWEEGEQTLKPGIDLVGKI; this is encoded by the coding sequence ATGTCGCTCATGAACACCAAGATCCTCCCCTTCAAGACCGACGCCTACAAGGATGGCCAGTTCCTCGAGGTCTCCGAGGCCGACGTTCTGGGCAAGTGGGGCGTCTTCTTCTTCTACCCGGCCGACTTCACCTTTGTCTGCCCCACGGAGCTGGGTGACATGGCTGACCACTACGAGGAGCTGAAGGCTCTCGACGTCGAGGTCTACGCGGTCAGCACCGACTCCCACTTCGTCCACAAGGCCTGGACCGAGGCCTCCGAGGAGGTCGGCCAGATCAAGTACTACATGCTGGGTGACACCACCTGGCAGATCACCAAGAACTTCGACAACCTGCGTGAGGACGAGGGCCGCGCGGACCGCGCCACCTTCCTCGTCGACCCCGACGGCGTGATCCAGTACATCGAGACCACCGCCGAGGGCATCGGCCGCGAGGCCGGCCAGCTGATCCGCAAGATCAAGGCCGCCCAGTACGTGCGCAACCACCCGGGTGAGGTCTGCCCCGCCAAGTGGGAAGAGGGCGAGCAGACCCTCAAGCCCGGCATTGACCTCGTGGGCAAGATCTGA
- the mptB gene encoding polyprenol phosphomannose-dependent alpha 1,6 mannosyltransferase MptB, producing the protein MSTLQDLELHWSSLRRAWRVRHVRRGAYGTGLITLGSLTPAYLPQNSPWWRMLRVLHFTGTPARIVGTLLVMAGLMLLVDAWFRMRPGAQPDGEAVAYVNLKHWAVLAIWGAPFLLAPPIFSHDAYSYAAQGWLIHNGINPYHGNVMLLPGAFADQVAWVWRRTPAPYGPLSLQMQHLIVDACRFDPYVSALAMRIPALIGVVLIGLLVPRIAVLLRTDPAEAAWMATLNPVLVIDFIGGAHNDALMVGLLVAGLWLAFRASWTWLLSAVLIGAAAAIKQPAILAAYALPLIPRAWASWRWRELLVTVLRVLVSFAISIATFAGITRLTGLGWGWLDAVDVPGMVVTVSPSTIIGQSGQLLVNMLGLDPSGHTVIRYARTSGMVIAVLLIATFALTIARRRPITFLAWSFLAVALCSPALHSWYVLWGGVLLPLTRPSQRMVRSAVWATVVLLSYAAINLAYRNSVSAVDAFNPAVALGVTAVAVFGWQLHLHERSTDARRRLRSRHRS; encoded by the coding sequence GTGAGCACGCTGCAGGACCTGGAGCTCCACTGGAGCAGTCTGCGCAGGGCCTGGCGGGTGCGCCATGTGCGGCGCGGTGCCTACGGCACGGGCCTGATCACCCTGGGATCCCTGACCCCCGCCTACCTGCCGCAGAACTCGCCCTGGTGGCGGATGCTTCGTGTCCTGCACTTCACCGGCACCCCGGCGCGCATCGTCGGCACCCTGCTGGTGATGGCCGGCCTGATGCTGCTGGTGGATGCCTGGTTCCGGATGCGTCCGGGGGCCCAGCCCGACGGTGAGGCCGTCGCCTACGTCAACCTCAAGCACTGGGCCGTGCTGGCCATCTGGGGTGCGCCCTTCCTGCTCGCCCCACCCATCTTCAGCCATGACGCCTACTCCTATGCCGCGCAGGGCTGGCTGATCCACAACGGCATCAACCCCTACCACGGCAACGTGATGCTGCTGCCCGGTGCCTTCGCGGACCAGGTGGCCTGGGTCTGGCGACGTACCCCGGCGCCCTACGGCCCGCTCAGCCTGCAGATGCAGCACCTGATCGTCGACGCCTGCCGCTTCGACCCCTATGTCTCCGCGTTGGCCATGCGGATCCCCGCCCTGATAGGTGTCGTGCTGATCGGCCTGCTGGTGCCGCGAATCGCCGTCCTGCTGCGCACCGATCCGGCCGAGGCAGCCTGGATGGCCACCCTCAACCCGGTGCTGGTGATCGACTTCATCGGTGGCGCCCACAACGACGCCCTGATGGTGGGGCTGCTGGTGGCCGGCCTGTGGCTGGCCTTCCGCGCCAGCTGGACCTGGCTGCTGTCTGCGGTGTTGATCGGTGCGGCTGCTGCGATCAAGCAGCCGGCCATCCTCGCCGCCTACGCGCTGCCGCTGATCCCGCGTGCGTGGGCCAGTTGGCGGTGGCGGGAACTGCTGGTGACGGTGCTGCGGGTGCTGGTCAGCTTCGCCATCTCCATCGCCACCTTCGCCGGCATCACCCGGCTGACCGGGCTGGGCTGGGGCTGGCTCGACGCCGTCGACGTGCCCGGCATGGTGGTGACGGTCTCCCCGTCCACGATCATCGGGCAGAGCGGCCAGCTGCTGGTCAACATGCTGGGACTGGACCCCAGCGGACACACCGTGATCCGCTATGCCCGCACCTCAGGCATGGTGATCGCCGTGCTGCTGATCGCTACCTTCGCGCTGACCATCGCCCGGCGTCGTCCGATCACCTTCCTGGCCTGGAGCTTCCTGGCCGTGGCACTGTGCTCCCCGGCCCTGCACTCCTGGTATGTGCTGTGGGGAGGCGTGCTCCTGCCCCTGACCCGCCCGTCCCAGCGGATGGTGAGATCCGCCGTCTGGGCCACGGTCGTGCTGCTCAGCTATGCCGCCATCAACCTTGCCTATCGCAATTCCGTCAGCGCGGTCGACGCCTTCAACCCGGCCGTGGCCCTTGGCGTGACCGCCGTCGCCGTGTTTGGCTGGCAGCTGCACCTGCACGAACGTTCCACCGATGCCCGTCGCCGGCTGCGCTCCCGGCACAGGTCATGA
- a CDS encoding DUF2249 domain-containing protein, which produces MTTELPLANQSGGCGCGHEHEIEVPTLVAGQIPHAVRHGAIIGALGQLPSGGRMDLVAPHVPTPLLDQIEQLFPGVYSTQVIDPTPQAYRIRFTKA; this is translated from the coding sequence ATGACCACTGAACTGCCCCTTGCCAACCAGTCCGGAGGCTGCGGTTGCGGCCACGAGCACGAGATCGAGGTCCCCACGCTGGTGGCCGGCCAGATCCCGCACGCGGTGCGCCACGGCGCGATCATCGGGGCCCTGGGCCAGCTGCCCAGTGGCGGACGGATGGACCTCGTCGCACCGCACGTGCCCACTCCACTGCTGGACCAGATCGAACAGCTCTTCCCGGGCGTCTACTCCACCCAGGTGATCGATCCCACCCCGCAGGCCTACCGGATCCGCTTCACCAAGGCCTGA
- a CDS encoding proton-conducting membrane transporter, translating to MGTGQRQFIDWFGDGSVAVVDLALACCAVETEFAVPEQARRLLTPPQGARLVAVVSGTLTDALSGIVKEEIDNLEASFVVSFGACACAGGPYWDAPSVTKGVDQLVAVDRYIAGCPPPPSALNAVLEEVRG from the coding sequence ATGGGGACAGGGCAGCGGCAATTCATCGACTGGTTCGGCGACGGCAGCGTGGCCGTTGTGGACCTCGCGCTGGCCTGTTGCGCCGTCGAGACCGAGTTCGCGGTCCCCGAGCAGGCCCGACGATTGCTCACTCCACCGCAGGGAGCCCGTCTGGTGGCTGTGGTCTCCGGGACACTGACTGACGCCTTGTCCGGAATTGTCAAGGAGGAAATTGACAATCTCGAGGCCTCTTTTGTGGTGAGCTTCGGTGCCTGTGCCTGCGCCGGTGGTCCGTACTGGGATGCACCCAGCGTCACCAAGGGCGTGGACCAGCTGGTGGCCGTGGACCGCTACATCGCCGGCTGCCCGCCGCCGCCGTCGGCCCTGAACGCCGTCCTGGAGGAGGTGCGCGGATGA
- a CDS encoding exodeoxyribonuclease III, with translation MRVATFNVNGIRATQKRGFTDWLDERDCDVVALQEVRCPVPMLPDGVFGQYHLSYDAGQLAGRNGVAILTREQPLDVRSWGAGALVRAPGDAHVELREEGERDALARELKAFTTEGRYLEVDLADKPLTVASLYLPKGGLPAELQADGKNGRDKPDGGAKYQRKMRFLKGFARHLTKARRTAAAQGREFLVMGDFNIAHTEHDIKNWKGNLKSEGFLPEERAWLDEILSPRTLVDVVRRLHPDEDGPYSWWSWMGQAFVKDSGWRIDYHFATPKLAKLATSGGTDRAETYEARMSDHAPVVVDYDF, from the coding sequence CTGCGCGTTGCCACCTTCAATGTCAATGGAATCCGGGCCACCCAGAAGCGGGGCTTCACCGATTGGCTCGACGAGCGCGACTGTGACGTCGTCGCCCTGCAGGAGGTCCGCTGCCCCGTACCGATGCTCCCCGACGGCGTCTTCGGGCAGTACCACCTGTCCTACGACGCGGGGCAACTGGCCGGGCGCAATGGTGTGGCCATCCTGACCCGGGAGCAGCCCCTCGATGTACGTAGTTGGGGAGCCGGCGCCCTGGTCCGCGCACCCGGAGACGCCCACGTCGAGCTGCGCGAAGAGGGCGAACGCGATGCGCTGGCCCGCGAGCTCAAGGCCTTCACCACCGAGGGCCGCTACCTGGAGGTGGACCTCGCGGACAAGCCGCTGACTGTCGCCAGCCTCTACCTGCCCAAGGGCGGGCTGCCCGCCGAGCTGCAGGCCGATGGGAAGAATGGCCGGGACAAGCCCGATGGCGGCGCAAAGTACCAGCGCAAGATGCGATTCCTCAAGGGTTTCGCCCGGCACCTCACCAAGGCCCGCCGCACCGCCGCCGCCCAGGGCCGCGAATTCCTGGTGATGGGTGACTTCAACATCGCCCACACCGAGCACGACATCAAGAACTGGAAGGGCAACCTGAAGAGCGAGGGCTTCCTCCCGGAGGAACGCGCCTGGCTCGACGAGATCCTCTCCCCGCGCACGCTGGTGGACGTCGTGCGCCGCCTCCACCCCGACGAGGACGGCCCCTACTCCTGGTGGAGCTGGATGGGCCAGGCCTTCGTCAAGGACTCCGGCTGGCGGATCGACTACCACTTCGCGACGCCGAAGCTCGCCAAGCTCGCCACCAGCGGCGGCACGGACCGCGCCGAGACCTACGAGGCGCGGATGAGCGACCACGCGCCGGTGGTCGTCGACTACGACTTCTGA
- a CDS encoding Fur family transcriptional regulator, translating to MEATRSSELLKQAGMRVTAIRTAVIDAVAERPHADADEVRALVVERLGSVSVQSVYDALHALREAGVLRRFELAGHPSRFEIHAHDNHHHMACRQCGLVKDVPCIVGEMPCLTPSEKHGFVLDEAEVIYWGLCEACQRA from the coding sequence ATGGAAGCCACGAGGTCGTCCGAACTGCTCAAGCAGGCCGGCATGCGCGTCACCGCGATCCGCACTGCCGTGATCGACGCCGTGGCCGAGCGGCCGCATGCCGATGCCGACGAGGTGCGTGCCCTGGTGGTCGAGCGCCTGGGCTCCGTCTCCGTCCAGTCGGTCTACGACGCCCTCCATGCCCTCCGGGAGGCCGGCGTGCTGCGCCGTTTCGAGCTGGCGGGCCACCCCTCACGCTTTGAGATCCACGCGCATGACAACCACCACCACATGGCCTGCCGGCAGTGTGGGCTGGTGAAGGACGTGCCCTGTATAGTGGGGGAGATGCCCTGCCTGACTCCCTCTGAGAAGCACGGCTTCGTGCTGGACGAGGCGGAGGTCATCTACTGGGGCCTCTGCGAGGCTTGCCAGCGCGCCTGA
- a CDS encoding NADH-quinone oxidoreductase subunit C, with the protein MTQHAHGLDDEVRQASPEQWLDALAVARDEGHGFFDWIGCVDEVGRSDELRVIARLVDFDAQPMHGVQLHCRVPREDARLPTCTGLFAGAAWHEREVHDFFGVVFDGGDQAPLLNHAPQGASPVRILRKDVVLGARAAQPWPGAKEAGEGAAAPSRRKMAPPGVPDAVVWGDRDPSCGPADPAEIAAAVAGGRVRRRR; encoded by the coding sequence ATGACGCAGCATGCCCATGGTCTTGATGACGAGGTCCGTCAGGCCTCGCCCGAGCAGTGGCTCGACGCGCTTGCCGTTGCCCGTGACGAGGGCCACGGCTTCTTCGACTGGATCGGCTGCGTCGACGAGGTCGGCCGATCCGACGAACTGCGTGTCATCGCCCGGCTGGTGGATTTCGACGCCCAGCCGATGCACGGCGTGCAGCTGCACTGCAGGGTGCCGCGTGAGGATGCGCGGCTGCCCACCTGCACCGGGCTCTTTGCAGGCGCCGCCTGGCACGAGCGGGAGGTGCATGACTTCTTCGGTGTCGTCTTCGACGGGGGAGACCAGGCGCCCCTGCTGAACCATGCACCGCAGGGTGCCTCGCCGGTGCGCATCCTCCGCAAGGACGTGGTCCTGGGGGCGCGCGCCGCCCAGCCGTGGCCCGGCGCCAAGGAAGCCGGTGAGGGGGCCGCAGCCCCCAGCCGTCGCAAGATGGCCCCGCCCGGTGTTCCCGATGCCGTCGTCTGGGGGGATCGTGACCCGTCCTGCGGACCGGCCGATCCCGCCGAGATCGCCGCCGCCGTCGCGGGTGGCCGTGTGAGGAGGCGTCGATGA
- a CDS encoding enoyl-CoA hydratase/isomerase family protein — protein sequence MEMPAPEVRTELADGIARLVLSRPRAINALSPEMMHTISVALDSWLADGAVQAIEIHGEGERGFCAGADVRAIRQLVLDEPQAAVGFFREEYGVNEKIATSPKPITSYLHGISMGGGLGLALHCQRIEAADNLQLAMPEVGIGLFPDVGITWQLAHAPGQTGIWLAMTGTTIDLATARYMGLVPGASTTVPEPVEGTWIDECFDGNDPAQILGRLESHSDQRARDCATVIRTKSPWSVCVALEAVRRAEEMSGVSEVLAQDLILATHFVEDSDFVEGVRAQLVDKDRNPRWRHGRVEDVPRELVLAMFAQKS from the coding sequence ATGGAGATGCCCGCCCCCGAGGTCCGCACCGAACTGGCCGATGGCATCGCCCGGCTGGTGCTGAGCCGGCCACGTGCCATCAACGCGCTGAGTCCGGAGATGATGCACACCATCTCGGTGGCCCTTGATTCCTGGTTGGCTGACGGGGCGGTGCAGGCCATCGAGATCCACGGCGAGGGGGAGCGGGGCTTCTGCGCCGGCGCCGATGTGCGCGCCATCCGGCAGCTCGTGCTGGACGAGCCCCAGGCTGCCGTCGGCTTCTTCCGCGAGGAGTACGGCGTCAACGAGAAGATCGCCACGAGCCCCAAGCCGATCACGTCCTACCTGCACGGAATCTCGATGGGCGGCGGTCTGGGCCTGGCCCTGCACTGCCAGCGCATCGAGGCCGCTGACAACCTGCAACTGGCGATGCCGGAGGTGGGCATCGGGCTGTTCCCCGACGTGGGCATCACCTGGCAGCTCGCCCACGCCCCCGGGCAGACGGGCATCTGGCTGGCCATGACGGGCACGACGATCGACCTCGCGACCGCCCGGTACATGGGCCTGGTCCCCGGGGCGTCCACCACGGTCCCCGAGCCTGTCGAGGGGACCTGGATCGACGAGTGCTTCGACGGCAACGACCCGGCCCAGATCCTTGGCCGGTTGGAGAGTCACTCTGACCAGCGGGCCCGCGACTGCGCCACGGTGATTCGCACCAAGTCGCCGTGGAGCGTCTGTGTGGCGCTGGAGGCCGTGCGACGGGCCGAGGAGATGTCCGGCGTCTCCGAGGTGCTGGCGCAGGACCTGATCCTGGCCACGCATTTCGTGGAGGATTCCGACTTCGTCGAGGGCGTGCGCGCCCAACTCGTCGACAAGGACCGCAACCCGCGCTGGCGGCATGGCCGGGTCGAGGACGTCCCGCGCGAGCTGGTGCTGGCGATGTTCGCTCAGAAGTCGTAG
- a CDS encoding NADH-quinone oxidoreductase subunit I → MSDQSQQPISSAEPVEAHGSIRLVEENCTSCMICARECPAWCIQIDSHTEQVTGEGGAPIGGAAASSTSGYARARQRSVNVLDRFEIDWSLCMYCGICVEQCPFDALEWAGPHVSSAPSLDGLVQGREQLR, encoded by the coding sequence ATGAGCGATCAGAGCCAGCAGCCCATTTCGTCGGCCGAGCCTGTCGAGGCACACGGTTCCATCCGCCTGGTCGAGGAGAACTGCACCTCCTGCATGATCTGCGCCCGCGAGTGCCCGGCCTGGTGCATCCAGATCGACTCGCACACCGAACAGGTCACCGGCGAGGGCGGAGCCCCGATCGGTGGCGCCGCGGCATCGTCGACGTCGGGATATGCGCGGGCCCGGCAGCGTTCGGTCAACGTGCTGGACCGATTCGAGATCGACTGGTCCCTGTGCATGTACTGCGGCATCTGCGTGGAGCAGTGTCCCTTCGACGCCCTGGAGTGGGCCGGCCCGCACGTGTCCAGTGCACCGAGCCTCGACGGCCTGGTCCAGGGACGCGAGCAGCTGCGGTGA
- a CDS encoding YajQ family cyclic di-GMP-binding protein, which yields MAADSSFDIVSKVDRQEVDNALGQAAREVSQRFDFKNTESTIKWSGEETIEIESSGEERAKAVLDVFQSKLVKRGVSLKALETGEPRISGKMWKITCSTKQGISQENAKKISKLIRDEGPKGVKAQIQGDELRISSKKRDDLQAVQHLVKEQDYDFAVQFTNYR from the coding sequence ATGGCCGCGGACAGCTCGTTCGACATCGTCAGCAAGGTCGACCGCCAGGAGGTGGACAATGCCCTGGGCCAGGCGGCCCGCGAGGTGAGCCAGCGCTTCGACTTCAAGAACACCGAGTCGACCATCAAGTGGTCAGGCGAGGAGACCATCGAGATCGAGAGCAGCGGCGAGGAGCGCGCCAAGGCGGTGCTCGACGTCTTCCAGTCCAAGCTGGTCAAGCGCGGTGTCAGCCTCAAGGCGCTGGAGACCGGCGAGCCACGGATCAGCGGCAAGATGTGGAAGATCACCTGCTCCACCAAGCAGGGCATCAGCCAGGAGAATGCGAAGAAGATCAGCAAGCTGATCCGCGACGAGGGCCCCAAGGGCGTCAAGGCGCAGATCCAGGGCGACGAATTGCGCATCAGCTCCAAGAAGCGCGATGACCTGCAGGCGGTCCAGCACCTGGTCAAGGAGCAGGACTACGACTTCGCGGTCCAGTTCACCAACTACCGCTGA